AGCCCGAGGGGCCGACGATGGCCACGGCCTCACCGGGCTCGATGCGCAGGCTGCAGCCCTGGATCACCGGCGTCTCGCCTTCGGCGTACGCAAAGCTCAGGTCCACCAGTTCGAGCGCTTCCGGAGAGCCGGCACTCACTTTGGGCCCCGCGCTCAGGTCGGCCGGCTCGGCTGCGCTCAGCACGATGTCGGCCAGGCGCTCGCCCTGCAGGCGTAGCATGCTCAGCTCCACGCCCTTGTCGATCAGGCCGGCCACACGGGCGCTGAACTGCTCTTTGTAGGCCAGGAAGGCGAACAGCATGCCGACCGAGAGCTCACGGTCCAGCACCAGCAAGGCGCCCAGCCAGACGATGGCCACGCGCTCCAGGCCGAACAGCAGGCGCTGGCCCACCGCCATGCCCAGGTCCAGCCGTCGGGTGGCGATGCTGGCGTTCATCTGCTCGACCACCAGATTGGCAAAGGCGGCGCTGCGTTCGGCCTCGGCGTTGTAGAGCTTGATGGCCTGGGCGCCACGCAGCGATTCGAGGAAGTGGCTGTTCTGCTTGGCCTCAAATACCAGGGCCTCTTCGCTGGCCTCGCGCAGCGGCCCAAAGTAAGCCCAGCGCAGCAGGCCATAGCCCAGCACCGCGGTCATCGCTACAGCGCTCAGCCGCGGCGAGTAGACGGCCATCATGGCCAGGGTCAGCAGCACCATGGCGCCGTCCAGCAGCGCCTCGGCGAAACGGGTGGAGAGGGTGCGCTGGATCTGCTGCACGCTGGAAAAGCGCGACCAGATGTCGCCCAGATGGCGCTTCTCGAACCAGGCCAGCGGCAGGCGCAGCAGGTGGCCGAAGACCTGGGTCAGCCACTGCAGATTGAGCGAGGCCGAGAGCACCAGCACCGCCCAGGAGCGCAGGGCGCTGATGGCTGTTTGCAGCAGTACCAGCAGGCCAAATCCCAGGCCCAGGGTGACCAGCAGGTCGCGGTCGGCGCTGACCAGCACCCCGTCCACCACCCACTGCAGCAAAAAGGGCGAGAGCAGGGCCAGCAGCTCCAGCGCCAGGGCCAGCAGCAGGATCTGGCCCAGCGAGCGCTTGAGCCCGCTGATGCGGCCGAACAGCTGGCGCCAGCGCAGGCGTGGCGCCGGAGCCTGGGGTGTGAAGTCCGGGCCAGGGCGCAGCTCCAGGGCCACGCCGGTGAAGTGGCGCGAGAGCTCCGCCAGAGAGATCTGCCGC
This region of Paucibacter aquatile genomic DNA includes:
- a CDS encoding peptidase domain-containing ABC transporter; the protein is MSDPAPSTDAAPGMLSRLHLGWRRRGRVPVILQTEAAECGLACLAMVASARGLHLDLPELRRRFSLSLKGATMADLLRMAAPLGLAGRGLRAEPAHLARLELPAILHWDFNHFVVLVEVRGQQALIHDPAHGRRQISLAELSRHFTGVALELRPGPDFTPQAPAPRLRWRQLFGRISGLKRSLGQILLLALALELLALLSPFLLQWVVDGVLVSADRDLLVTLGLGFGLLVLLQTAISALRSWAVLVLSASLNLQWLTQVFGHLLRLPLAWFEKRHLGDIWSRFSSVQQIQRTLSTRFAEALLDGAMVLLTLAMMAVYSPRLSAVAMTAVLGYGLLRWAYFGPLREASEEALVFEAKQNSHFLESLRGAQAIKLYNAEAERSAAFANLVVEQMNASIATRRLDLGMAVGQRLLFGLERVAIVWLGALLVLDRELSVGMLFAFLAYKEQFSARVAGLIDKGVELSMLRLQGERLADIVLSAAEPADLSAGPKVSAGSPEALELVDLSFAYAEGETPVIQGCSLRIEPGEAVAIVGPSGCGKTTLLKLMLGIHSPQRGEIRIGGRPLAQLGLAAWRARIGTVMQDDQLFAGSIADNISFFDPEADAAWVQECARIACVHEDISALPMGYQSLVGDMGSSLSGGQRQRVLLARALYKRPHYLFLDEATSALDVEKERQLNASLRTLNLSRIVIAHRPETIASAQRIIALQGGRVAQDLRSVPPASNQAG